A genomic window from Candidatus Thermoplasmatota archaeon includes:
- a CDS encoding C25 family cysteine peptidase codes for MRKIMIFLVVGTLVLSGLGAVVLANENVQEKIVVIDFLQPVVDEQNEYAVVNMQGTNSFLMEQNKPMLPSYTDEFYFPFGTRIKSVTVTPSNIQTQVISKHIIPTPPRVVVGQTMTIEEEPIDYGTEIYPPVWFEYNVGCGRYNGELSIIVDLEVYPIKYHPLEKIIEWAKEMNIVIEYETSTGQTSCRENYELVVLGPSEFSEEIAPLITHKISRGVTSKFVSLTDIYNGVYFPATGRDNQEKIKYFIKNTIENWATSSILLVGGSAKFPTRETHIWIQDEYDQYGNVEVFVSDLYYADIYDSTGGFCSWDSNNNDIFGEYKWQGKTDQVDLHPDVYLGRLACTTESQVIACVNKIKTYENTPGYQQDWFPNLVVVGGDSFPDDDDIDEGEYINQKVIDMMTGFIPNKLWVTNGKLTGINPTGLANIKDAINSGCGFVDFSGHGNPQVWATHPHKQHNIWVPTPYGRITNNHIQELTNGNKLPIVVVEACSTSKFTSDYNCFNWAFIHNPNGGAIGTFGATALGWGYVGTGVSQGLIGKMGLDTFRAYKLNGATTLGEMWAKALERYIKAGMNEFDFKCVEEWESFGDPTLAIAEESQPPAKPTTPSGPTSGTVGIEYTYTTSTTDPEGNKISYLFDWGDGTTSGWVGPFNSGTTATAKKTWSKKGTYEVKVVAKDEHGKLSDWSDPLSVSMPRIRQTPVLLQILEKIFERYPNIFPILRYILNI; via the coding sequence ATGAGGAAAATAATGATATTTTTAGTGGTAGGAACATTGGTCCTCAGTGGACTAGGCGCTGTTGTTTTAGCTAACGAAAATGTGCAAGAGAAAATTGTAGTTATAGATTTTTTGCAACCCGTTGTAGATGAACAAAATGAATACGCAGTTGTTAATATGCAAGGAACTAACTCTTTTTTGATGGAACAAAACAAACCAATGTTACCTAGCTACACAGATGAGTTTTATTTCCCTTTTGGAACAAGAATTAAAAGTGTAACTGTTACGCCAAGTAACATTCAAACACAAGTAATTTCAAAGCACATAATACCAACTCCGCCAAGAGTCGTCGTAGGCCAAACTATGACAATTGAAGAAGAACCTATAGACTATGGTACAGAAATATATCCACCGGTTTGGTTTGAATACAATGTTGGATGCGGACGTTATAACGGAGAACTTAGTATAATAGTTGATTTAGAGGTTTATCCGATTAAATATCATCCTTTGGAGAAAATAATCGAATGGGCTAAAGAAATGAATATAGTGATAGAATATGAAACATCAACAGGACAAACATCTTGCCGTGAGAACTATGAATTAGTTGTGTTAGGTCCATCTGAGTTTAGTGAGGAGATAGCACCACTTATAACCCATAAAATAAGTAGAGGAGTAACATCTAAATTCGTTAGTTTAACCGATATTTATAATGGAGTTTACTTCCCGGCGACAGGTAGAGATAACCAAGAAAAAATTAAATATTTCATTAAGAACACGATCGAAAACTGGGCTACAAGCAGCATTTTATTGGTTGGGGGTAGCGCTAAGTTTCCAACAAGAGAAACCCATATTTGGATTCAAGATGAATATGATCAGTATGGGAATGTAGAGGTATTTGTAAGTGATTTATATTATGCTGATATATATGATAGTACAGGTGGTTTTTGCAGCTGGGATTCCAATAATAACGACATATTTGGTGAATATAAATGGCAAGGGAAGACAGATCAGGTGGATCTACACCCAGATGTTTATCTTGGAAGACTTGCTTGTACAACTGAATCCCAAGTCATAGCTTGTGTGAATAAAATCAAAACCTATGAAAACACCCCAGGTTATCAACAAGATTGGTTCCCCAATCTTGTAGTTGTTGGTGGAGACTCATTCCCTGACGATGATGATATCGATGAAGGAGAATACATCAATCAAAAAGTGATAGATATGATGACTGGTTTTATTCCTAATAAACTCTGGGTTACAAACGGTAAATTAACAGGTATAAACCCAACAGGTTTAGCAAACATAAAAGATGCTATTAACAGCGGCTGCGGTTTCGTTGACTTCTCAGGACATGGGAATCCTCAGGTTTGGGCAACACACCCACACAAACAACATAACATTTGGGTACCAACACCATATGGTCGTATCACAAACAACCATATTCAAGAACTAACTAATGGTAACAAATTACCGATTGTAGTTGTTGAAGCATGTTCCACATCTAAATTTACGTCTGATTACAATTGTTTCAACTGGGCGTTTATACACAACCCAAATGGTGGAGCTATTGGAACATTTGGGGCAACAGCACTAGGCTGGGGGTATGTAGGAACAGGTGTATCACAAGGGTTAATTGGGAAAATGGGTTTAGACACCTTCAGAGCATACAAACTTAATGGAGCTACAACTCTTGGGGAGATGTGGGCAAAGGCGCTTGAAAGATACATCAAGGCAGGGATGAACGAATTTGATTTCAAATGTGTGGAAGAATGGGAATCATTTGGTGACCCAACATTAGCTATCGCTGAAGAATCACAACCACCAGCAAAACCAACTACACCAAGTGGTCCTACATCTGGAACAGTTGGTATCGAATACACATACACTACATCAACAACAGACCCAGAAGGGAATAAAATCTCTTATTTATTTGACTGGGGTGACGGAACAACAAGTGGTTGGGTTGGACCGTTTAACAGTGGAACAACAGCAACAGCTAAAAAAACTTGGAGTAAAAAAGGCACATACGAGGTAAAGGTTGTTGCAAAGGATGAACACGGTAAACTAAGTGATTGGTCAGATCCGTTGTCAGTGAGCATGCCAAGAATAAGACAAACACCAGTGTTACTTCAAATACTTGAAAAAATTTTTGAGAGATACCCAAATATATTCCCAATACTGAGATATATCCTCAACATATAA
- a CDS encoding ribonuclease III domain-containing protein, translated as MIWDEYEKLEEKINYTFKNKELLKRALTHKTYAFEANTPLEYNERLELLGDSILSFIVAEQLYKSNKYFSEGELTRRRAILVNNNFLAEKARELSLGKYLLLGKGEKKQDGDKNPTNLANALEALIGAIYLDSDIDNVRKFILNNLFSEDFQF; from the coding sequence ATGATTTGGGACGAATACGAGAAACTTGAGGAAAAAATAAACTACACATTCAAAAACAAAGAATTGCTGAAGAGAGCTCTAACGCATAAAACATATGCTTTTGAAGCAAACACACCATTAGAGTACAATGAGCGTCTAGAACTGCTTGGCGATAGTATACTTAGTTTCATTGTCGCTGAACAACTTTACAAGAGCAACAAATACTTCTCAGAGGGAGAACTGACACGTAGAAGAGCGATTTTGGTGAACAACAATTTTTTAGCGGAAAAAGCAAGAGAACTTAGTCTTGGTAAATACCTGCTACTCGGAAAAGGAGAAAAAAAACAAGATGGAGATAAGAATCCGACTAACCTCGCAAACGCATTAGAGGCATTAATCGGAGCTATATATCTTGACTCAGATATTGATAACGTTAGAAAATTTATCTTGAACAACTTATTTAGTGAAGATTTTCAATTTTGA
- a CDS encoding radical SAM protein: MLKVTILDGYVDEPTCLGVPPYISPYPRYIAGAILSYDKKTEIHYVTIDQIRKDNTLLNILSKHDLIIVIAGMSVPGKYLSGMPISPNEIVNILSNLPKTIKVLCGPAAQHGFGIAGGKRVKETNFVKKVFDLIVKGDGEFTVFELLKNRLEVEKIDTTLFRENAGAIRNFAIKGVNIVCQHPFFPDYLIAEIETYRGCPRSIVGGCSFCSEPSKGPPDFRPIRDIVDEIQALYKIGVRHFRLGNQPCIFSYMAKDSGKLEFPKPNPIALEQLFKGIRSAVPNLKTLHVDNANPGIIARYPKECEEIAKTIIKNHTPGDVAAFGVESVDPMVIKKNNLKATADEVYDAIKLLNKIGSKRGDNGMPELLPGLNFLFGLDGETKKTFDLDYEFLKKVLDDGFLLRRINLRQVIPIPNTKMFGIGNKIISKHKNEFQSFKRRIRENIERPMIEKILPRNTILKNVFTEMYEGKTTFGRQIGSYPLLVGIPGVLMLHKFFDVKIIDYGYRSVTAIPFPLDINTAKRETIEAIPNVGQKRAIKILVNRPFRNRKHFLESLDDQEVANKILEYIKI; this comes from the coding sequence ATGTTGAAGGTAACAATACTAGATGGTTATGTTGATGAACCAACTTGCCTAGGTGTACCACCATACATAAGCCCATATCCAAGGTACATAGCGGGCGCAATACTTAGTTATGACAAAAAAACAGAAATCCATTATGTAACAATCGACCAAATAAGAAAAGACAACACACTTCTAAATATTTTATCAAAACATGATTTAATCATAGTTATCGCTGGTATGTCTGTACCAGGGAAGTATCTATCTGGTATGCCAATCAGCCCAAACGAAATAGTAAACATACTATCAAATTTACCTAAAACCATTAAAGTTCTTTGCGGGCCAGCAGCCCAACATGGGTTTGGTATAGCTGGAGGAAAAAGAGTTAAAGAAACCAATTTTGTAAAAAAAGTTTTTGATCTAATTGTAAAAGGTGATGGTGAATTCACTGTCTTTGAACTGCTAAAAAACAGACTCGAAGTCGAAAAAATTGATACCACTCTATTTAGAGAGAACGCTGGTGCTATCAGAAATTTCGCTATAAAGGGTGTAAACATAGTCTGTCAGCATCCTTTTTTCCCAGATTACCTAATCGCTGAAATTGAAACCTATAGAGGATGCCCTAGAAGCATAGTTGGTGGATGTTCTTTCTGCAGCGAACCAAGCAAAGGACCACCTGATTTCAGACCAATCAGAGACATAGTTGATGAAATACAGGCGTTATACAAAATAGGTGTGAGACATTTCAGGTTGGGAAACCAACCATGCATTTTTTCATATATGGCAAAAGATTCAGGGAAACTAGAATTCCCAAAACCCAACCCAATTGCTTTGGAACAATTATTCAAAGGAATCAGATCGGCTGTACCGAATCTAAAAACACTTCACGTAGACAATGCAAACCCAGGCATAATCGCACGTTACCCAAAAGAATGCGAGGAGATAGCAAAAACAATAATAAAAAATCATACACCAGGTGACGTAGCTGCATTTGGTGTAGAAAGCGTCGACCCGATGGTGATCAAAAAAAACAATCTAAAAGCAACAGCAGACGAAGTATATGATGCAATAAAACTTCTAAACAAAATTGGATCAAAACGAGGCGACAACGGTATGCCAGAGTTACTACCAGGCCTAAACTTCCTATTTGGACTAGATGGAGAAACAAAAAAAACATTTGATCTGGATTATGAGTTCCTCAAAAAAGTGCTGGATGATGGATTTCTGCTAAGAAGAATCAACCTCCGCCAAGTAATACCAATACCAAACACAAAAATGTTTGGCATAGGCAATAAAATAATTTCCAAACATAAAAACGAGTTTCAAAGTTTCAAAAGACGCATTAGGGAAAACATAGAACGCCCTATGATAGAAAAAATCCTCCCAAGAAACACTATTTTAAAAAATGTGTTCACAGAGATGTATGAGGGAAAAACAACTTTTGGTAGACAAATTGGTAGCTACCCATTGTTGGTGGGGATACCAGGTGTTTTAATGTTACATAAATTCTTTGATGTTAAAATAATCGACTATGGTTACAGATCTGTAACAGCGATACCATTCCCATTAGATATTAACACAGCTAAGAGGGAAACAATAGAGGCTATACCAAATGTTGGTCAGAAAAGAGCGATAAAAATCTTGGTTAACAGGCCATTCAGAAACAGGAAACACTTCCTGGAATCCTTAGATGACCAAGAAGTTGCAAACAAAATACTTGAATACATAAAAATTTAA
- a CDS encoding C-GCAxxG-C-C family protein produces the protein MKSKKELIEQAYNLAYKYEAERGSCPQCVLAAIMETIGVGDPDTIKAVDALAGGTALSTNGTCGALIGGLAAISSIVGRDYKSFSTGDRKRRVFQYSKKLYDKFVKEYGSPVCKDVHIKLFGRTFNLLDPKDYEEFEKAGAHVDKCPSVSGNVAKWTAEIILNELKT, from the coding sequence ATGAAATCAAAAAAAGAATTAATTGAACAGGCCTACAATTTAGCCTATAAATATGAAGCAGAACGAGGAAGCTGCCCACAGTGCGTACTAGCAGCAATAATGGAAACAATAGGGGTTGGAGACCCAGATACGATAAAAGCAGTTGATGCCCTAGCAGGTGGAACAGCTTTATCAACCAATGGTACATGCGGGGCGCTAATAGGTGGGTTAGCGGCTATAAGCTCAATAGTTGGTAGAGACTACAAAAGCTTCAGCACAGGTGATAGAAAACGCCGTGTGTTCCAATACTCAAAAAAACTATATGACAAGTTTGTGAAAGAATATGGTTCACCGGTCTGCAAAGATGTACACATAAAACTTTTTGGTAGAACATTCAACCTACTTGACCCAAAAGATTACGAAGAGTTTGAAAAAGCAGGGGCACACGTAGACAAATGCCCATCTGTTTCTGGTAATGTAGCAAAGTGGACAGCAGAAATAATTTTAAACGAGCTTAAAACCTAA
- a CDS encoding PAC2 family protein: MDDIEILEYEDTDLSKSLLVVAFPTVGLISSIAGHYIIDSLKLKQIGTITSNYFMPATIIHKSIPSPPVRIYAGSKICEKKGECEQIAIIISEFMPPYTIIKPLADKILDWAQKKGCKTIVSLEGTHAVGKAENKKLRVYGVGSNNEMKNILKKYEINETQEGMIAGVTGVLLYEGVLKNRDVICLLAEANPAYPDSRAAGNLLEILDKMTPIIKIDPKPLYREAEEIEKNIRMFMEQSKPTAPSLPPVPSHMYG, from the coding sequence ATGGATGATATTGAAATACTAGAATATGAAGATACTGATTTATCAAAATCCTTACTTGTTGTTGCATTTCCAACTGTAGGTTTGATAAGCTCAATCGCAGGTCATTACATCATAGACTCATTGAAATTAAAACAAATTGGTACAATCACGTCAAACTATTTTATGCCAGCTACAATAATTCATAAATCAATACCATCACCACCAGTTAGAATATACGCTGGTAGTAAAATCTGTGAAAAAAAAGGAGAATGCGAACAAATCGCTATAATAATATCAGAGTTTATGCCACCCTACACCATAATCAAGCCACTGGCAGATAAAATACTGGATTGGGCACAAAAAAAAGGCTGTAAAACAATAGTTTCATTAGAAGGAACACATGCAGTAGGTAAAGCTGAAAACAAAAAATTAAGGGTATATGGCGTTGGTAGTAACAATGAGATGAAAAATATTCTAAAAAAATATGAAATAAACGAAACACAAGAAGGTATGATAGCTGGTGTAACCGGAGTTCTCCTATATGAAGGGGTTCTAAAAAACAGGGATGTCATCTGTTTACTTGCTGAGGCGAACCCAGCTTACCCTGATTCAAGAGCAGCAGGCAACCTTTTAGAAATATTAGATAAAATGACACCTATAATAAAAATAGACCCAAAACCATTGTACCGAGAAGCAGAAGAGATAGAGAAAAACATTAGAATGTTCATGGAGCAATCAAAACCAACAGCTCCCTCATTACCACCTGTACCCTCACACATGTACGGTTAA
- a CDS encoding HAD family hydrolase codes for MKIKPKAILFDMDGVLIDSLDSWWTSLNAALKAFNYKEISRDEFIEKYWGHDLYDNLKRMGLSEEIGSFCDTVYGEHIDAIKIYPYTKKVLDTLKIYKKGIITNTPKDCSKQIVKRFDIEKYFDVIITSDEVPKAKPYPDIVFRACQLLKVKPEKVVLVGDTDSDVKAGKAAGCIVIGVNIDADYKIKNISELNKIIET; via the coding sequence ATGAAGATAAAACCAAAAGCTATATTATTCGACATGGACGGTGTACTAATAGATTCACTGGATTCATGGTGGACTTCATTAAACGCAGCCTTAAAAGCATTCAACTACAAAGAAATCTCACGAGATGAGTTCATAGAGAAATACTGGGGACACGATCTATATGATAACCTTAAGCGGATGGGACTCAGCGAAGAGATAGGAAGTTTCTGCGACACCGTATATGGTGAACATATCGATGCAATCAAAATCTACCCGTACACAAAAAAAGTTTTAGACACACTAAAAATCTACAAGAAGGGTATAATAACAAACACACCAAAAGACTGTTCAAAACAGATAGTAAAAAGATTTGACATCGAAAAATATTTTGATGTGATCATAACTAGTGATGAGGTCCCAAAAGCAAAACCCTACCCAGATATTGTTTTCAGAGCATGCCAGTTATTAAAAGTTAAACCAGAAAAAGTGGTTTTAGTTGGAGACACTGATAGTGATGTTAAAGCTGGTAAAGCAGCAGGCTGCATAGTGATAGGTGTGAACATAGACGCTGATTACAAAATAAAAAACATATCTGAGTTGAATAAAATCATAGAAACATGA
- a CDS encoding secondary thiamine-phosphate synthase enzyme YjbQ produces MRELKIVSKKREEMIDITSDIQKILAEEGVQRGHVIVYVPHTTAGVTINECADPSVQHDIIETLKRLVPGDGNYDHMEGNSDAHIKASLLGSSVTVLVENKKLVLGTWQHIFFYEGDGPRNRRVYIDIISR; encoded by the coding sequence ATGAGGGAGCTGAAGATTGTTTCAAAGAAAAGAGAAGAGATGATTGACATTACTAGCGACATTCAAAAGATATTAGCTGAGGAGGGTGTCCAACGCGGGCATGTAATAGTTTATGTTCCCCATACAACAGCTGGTGTAACCATAAACGAGTGTGCTGATCCTAGTGTACAACACGATATTATTGAAACTCTTAAAAGACTTGTTCCTGGGGATGGTAACTATGATCATATGGAAGGCAACAGCGATGCACATATCAAAGCAAGTTTACTTGGGTCATCTGTGACTGTTCTTGTGGAAAACAAAAAACTTGTTCTTGGCACATGGCAGCATATATTTTTCTATGAAGGAGATGGACCAAGAAACCGCAGGGTTTACATAGACATTATTTCCCGTTAA